In Cupriavidus basilensis, the following proteins share a genomic window:
- a CDS encoding amino acid permease — MTDVRKLLNEERVHEEKDLHRGLKDRHIQMIAIGGAIGVGLFLGAGRAIAIAGPGLMLSYAIGGVAIFFIMRALGELLLYRPVSGSFATYAEEFVGPFAGFATGWSYWFMWVVTGMAEITAVAVYVHYWFPDVPQWIPALATLAVLYLVNCVAVAVFGELEFWFALIKVVTIVAMIVIGLAIIFFGVTPLGPTASFSNLWTHGGFMPFGTLGVVLTLQIVMFAYQGVELIGVTAGEAQNPEKVLPHATNGVVWRILIFYVGALIIMMALVPWNELKPGVSPFVYVFERIGVPGAAAIVNLVVITAAASSCNSGIFSTGRMLYTLAQFGQAPRAFGRVSSKHVPSIAITFSAALMGIGVLLNYIVPEQVFVWVTSISLVGSLWTWSIIMIAHLGYRKAIAAGRVKAVAFRMPGAPYANWLVVAFMIAVAVLLSLDPGTRVALYVAPVWFALLGIGYRFTKSRALLEGHVQKSA; from the coding sequence ATGACTGACGTAAGGAAACTGCTCAACGAAGAGCGGGTCCACGAGGAGAAGGATCTCCATCGCGGGCTCAAGGACCGGCACATCCAGATGATCGCAATTGGCGGCGCCATCGGTGTCGGATTGTTTCTGGGTGCGGGGCGCGCGATCGCCATCGCCGGCCCGGGGCTGATGCTGAGTTATGCCATCGGCGGCGTGGCGATCTTCTTCATCATGCGGGCGCTGGGCGAGTTGCTGCTGTACCGCCCGGTGAGCGGATCCTTTGCAACCTACGCCGAGGAGTTTGTCGGCCCCTTTGCCGGCTTCGCCACCGGCTGGTCGTACTGGTTCATGTGGGTGGTCACCGGGATGGCCGAGATCACAGCGGTCGCAGTCTACGTGCACTACTGGTTCCCGGACGTGCCGCAGTGGATACCGGCGCTGGCCACCCTGGCGGTGCTGTACCTGGTGAATTGCGTCGCAGTCGCGGTATTCGGCGAGCTGGAATTCTGGTTCGCGCTGATCAAGGTGGTGACCATCGTCGCCATGATCGTGATCGGGTTGGCGATCATCTTCTTCGGCGTGACACCGCTCGGCCCGACCGCCAGCTTCTCGAACCTGTGGACGCATGGCGGCTTCATGCCGTTCGGGACGCTCGGCGTGGTGCTGACCTTGCAGATCGTCATGTTCGCCTATCAGGGCGTGGAACTGATCGGTGTCACCGCGGGGGAAGCGCAGAATCCCGAGAAAGTGTTGCCGCATGCGACCAACGGCGTCGTCTGGCGCATCCTGATCTTCTACGTTGGCGCGCTGATCATCATGATGGCGCTGGTGCCCTGGAATGAACTGAAGCCCGGCGTCAGCCCGTTCGTCTACGTGTTCGAGAGGATCGGCGTCCCGGGGGCGGCCGCGATCGTCAATCTGGTCGTCATCACGGCGGCAGCCTCATCGTGCAACAGCGGCATCTTCAGCACCGGGCGCATGCTGTACACGCTGGCGCAGTTTGGCCAGGCGCCGCGCGCCTTCGGCAGGGTCAGCAGCAAGCATGTGCCCTCCATCGCCATCACGTTCTCTGCCGCGCTGATGGGCATCGGCGTGCTGCTCAACTACATCGTGCCGGAGCAGGTCTTCGTCTGGGTCACTAGCATTTCGCTGGTCGGTTCGCTGTGGACCTGGTCGATCATCATGATTGCCCACCTCGGCTATCGCAAGGCAATCGCCGCCGGCCGGGTCAAGGCGGTGGCGTTTCGCATGCCTGGCGCGCCTTATGCCAACTGGCTGGTGGTCGCTTTCATGATCGCGGTTGCGGTGCTGCTGTCGCTCGATCCGGGTACCCGGGTGGCGCTCTACGTGGCACCCGTGTGGTTCGCGCTGCTCGGCATCGGCTATCGCTTCACCAAATCGCGTGCGCTGCTTGAGGGGCATGTCCAGAAGTCTGCTTGA